A single region of the Latilactobacillus curvatus JCM 1096 = DSM 20019 genome encodes:
- a CDS encoding ArnT family glycosyltransferase, protein MNFEKINQLITNKVLVIITLVLWGSVALGAIWFEGKEVASRSLKLNIFVITMVIIGIVIIFLLQRFFTIKQAMLIVLVASFIIKLIWVLRIDTQPTSDFLVLHNAALKAASGDFSFMKNNYFLNWPYQLGFVLYEAGIIRIFGTSVMIIKFINIILSLFIALIIYLLGKQLFNQKIGLIGLTLVAFYPPFIFYTNVLTNQYIATLFFYIGFYLLIKYDTWGMVFCSGLFLGLGNIVRPLGPFIILAVLLFIIFYKNHAKYHSHWLTKLILIIAILSGYQLVVSGVNVSVQATQISQYKLENRSNTWKFVTGLNYETNGMYSNKDLQLLDKYPIGRQRDKVGRKIIKERLSDETQLMKLFVKKSFIMWSYQDSALSWSGARQKVTEKNYQVLLAVQMLFYTLMICLSVVGVFRLLFQKRQSGQLFMILMIGYFLVHLLIEIQTRYRFFIVPTLLLFSAIELNSILSRNNRKRSSISNEGEK, encoded by the coding sequence ATGAATTTTGAAAAAATAAACCAACTTATTACAAATAAAGTGTTGGTAATAATTACCCTAGTGTTGTGGGGAAGTGTAGCATTGGGTGCAATATGGTTTGAGGGAAAGGAAGTTGCAAGTCGGTCCCTTAAGCTCAATATATTTGTAATTACAATGGTAATTATTGGAATAGTAATCATTTTTCTACTACAGCGCTTTTTTACGATTAAGCAGGCGATGTTAATTGTTTTGGTAGCCAGCTTTATTATTAAGTTGATTTGGGTTCTAAGAATCGATACCCAACCAACATCTGATTTTTTGGTATTACATAATGCTGCATTAAAAGCTGCCAGTGGTGATTTTTCATTCATGAAGAATAATTATTTTTTGAATTGGCCTTATCAATTAGGTTTTGTATTATATGAAGCAGGTATTATTCGAATATTTGGAACCAGTGTTATGATCATCAAATTTATAAATATTATATTGTCATTGTTCATAGCCCTAATAATCTATCTGCTGGGTAAGCAATTGTTTAATCAGAAAATTGGTCTGATTGGATTAACCCTAGTTGCGTTTTATCCGCCGTTTATTTTTTACACTAATGTACTGACAAACCAGTATATTGCGACTCTATTTTTTTATATTGGTTTTTATTTACTGATTAAATATGATACCTGGGGAATGGTATTTTGTAGCGGGTTATTCTTAGGGTTAGGGAATATTGTCCGACCATTAGGGCCATTTATAATCCTTGCGGTTTTATTATTTATTATTTTTTATAAAAACCATGCTAAATATCATAGTCACTGGCTAACTAAATTAATATTGATAATTGCAATTTTAAGTGGTTATCAGTTAGTTGTTAGTGGTGTAAATGTCAGTGTTCAAGCAACACAGATTAGTCAATATAAATTAGAAAACCGGTCAAATACTTGGAAATTCGTAACGGGGCTTAATTATGAAACCAACGGAATGTATTCGAATAAAGACTTACAATTATTGGATAAATACCCGATTGGTCGGCAACGCGATAAGGTTGGGAGAAAAATAATTAAGGAGCGGCTTTCTGATGAGACACAATTAATGAAATTATTTGTAAAAAAGAGTTTTATCATGTGGTCCTATCAGGATTCTGCATTAAGTTGGAGTGGTGCACGGCAAAAAGTGACAGAAAAAAATTATCAAGTGTTACTAGCCGTGCAGATGCTTTTTTATACGTTGATGATTTGTCTATCGGTAGTGGGCGTATTTAGGTTATTATTTCAGAAACGGCAATCAGGACAACTTTTTATGATTTTAATGATTGGTTATTTTCTAGTTCATTTATTGATTGAGATTCAAACGCGGTATCGATTCTTTATTGTACCAACTTTATTATTATTTAGCGCAATTGAATTAAACAGTATTCTTAGTCGAAATAATCGAAAAAGAAGTAGCATAAGTAATGAAGGGGAAAAGTAA
- a CDS encoding peptidoglycan recognition protein family protein, translating to MNKKKISLIMVSSIALLQVISAHSAEAATQNVSQANVVSKQLTSTSQSELTTSASNQVSSSDQSSALTQSDTQSNTQAASSSSAQSVQETLKGETKAAQVSGLTQITNIQGKIRVKNKQGTTLMDEKTGARTRVLGFKSAWLISKKAIDKSGQVWYKVSGTEYILAKDVFLYGTNMMVSTSNIKGIVKVKAAQGTAMVSNSGEMFRYLGMNSRWQTFRKGTDVFGDVWYMVSTNAYIRASDCYLEGQSVFHNPQKIGTVTLSITNGAGGNLMTNNGQITRKLPYKSNWLASSTVQAADGTVYYKVSGEEYLSSKDVRVLDGTEKHINNIQDQKGIVTVLNNKGTDTRNSVGKVNGHLKYQTRWQVSGIGTDGYGTKWYKVSSDQFVNANEVTNQQESMFQRFEGYSGVLMVSNYNGAVTRDSLNNKVKNLPVYSSWVITQKAIDKTGAIWYRVGTNQYVSAADMHAKTITVNKDMISGLPNNTSSNEFIVAHESGTPAEASNPNALENEVAYMKDHWTSAYVTHWVGHGGRIIQTAPVGRMSWGCGPTGNGKAFAQVELARTNDQATFAKDYQAYVRLLRFLADQAGISYKLDQDGKGIKTHLWISNAYHEVDHVDPYGYLQSMGVSKAKFARDLANGI from the coding sequence TTGAATAAAAAGAAAATTTCACTAATAATGGTCAGTTCCATTGCTTTATTGCAGGTGATCAGTGCGCATTCTGCTGAAGCAGCTACTCAAAATGTGAGTCAAGCCAACGTTGTATCTAAGCAGCTGACGAGTACAAGTCAATCAGAGCTTACTACGAGTGCTAGTAATCAAGTATCAAGTTCAGACCAGTCGAGTGCTTTAACTCAGTCTGACACACAGAGTAACACTCAAGCTGCTAGTAGTAGCTCTGCTCAATCGGTACAGGAGACCCTAAAGGGTGAAACAAAAGCGGCACAAGTGTCTGGATTGACGCAGATTACAAATATTCAAGGTAAAATTAGAGTTAAGAATAAACAGGGAACAACATTAATGGATGAGAAAACCGGTGCTAGAACTAGAGTACTGGGATTTAAGTCAGCCTGGTTAATCAGTAAAAAAGCAATCGATAAATCTGGTCAGGTTTGGTATAAAGTTAGTGGCACAGAATATATTTTAGCAAAAGATGTCTTTTTATACGGAACCAATATGATGGTTTCAACCTCAAATATTAAAGGCATTGTAAAAGTCAAAGCAGCCCAGGGAACTGCTATGGTTTCTAATTCTGGCGAGATGTTCCGCTACTTAGGCATGAATTCCAGATGGCAAACTTTCCGAAAAGGGACTGATGTCTTTGGGGATGTTTGGTATATGGTCTCAACAAATGCTTATATCCGTGCTAGTGACTGTTATTTAGAGGGTCAATCAGTATTTCATAATCCCCAAAAAATTGGAACGGTAACGCTGTCAATCACTAACGGTGCTGGTGGTAATCTTATGACAAATAATGGACAAATCACTCGTAAGTTACCTTATAAGTCCAATTGGTTAGCTTCTTCAACAGTCCAAGCCGCTGATGGGACAGTTTATTATAAGGTTAGCGGAGAAGAATATCTTTCTTCAAAAGATGTGAGAGTGTTAGATGGTACCGAAAAACACATTAATAACATTCAAGACCAAAAGGGAATTGTTACTGTTTTAAATAATAAAGGAACAGATACTAGAAATTCAGTTGGTAAAGTCAATGGTCATTTGAAGTATCAAACCCGCTGGCAAGTTAGCGGTATTGGTACAGATGGTTATGGAACTAAGTGGTACAAAGTTAGTTCAGATCAATTTGTCAATGCTAACGAAGTCACAAATCAACAAGAAAGTATGTTTCAACGTTTTGAAGGATATTCTGGTGTGCTGATGGTTTCAAACTATAATGGCGCTGTTACGCGCGATAGCCTCAATAATAAAGTTAAAAATCTACCAGTATATTCTAGTTGGGTGATCACTCAAAAGGCAATTGATAAGACTGGTGCCATTTGGTATAGAGTTGGAACTAATCAATACGTTTCAGCTGCTGATATGCATGCTAAAACGATTACAGTTAATAAAGATATGATTAGTGGACTACCTAATAATACTAGTTCCAATGAATTTATTGTTGCACATGAATCTGGTACACCAGCTGAAGCAAGTAACCCTAATGCATTAGAAAATGAAGTTGCTTACATGAAAGATCACTGGACCAGTGCATACGTTACTCATTGGGTTGGTCACGGTGGTCGGATTATTCAGACAGCACCAGTAGGACGGATGAGCTGGGGATGTGGTCCAACAGGAAATGGTAAGGCTTTTGCTCAAGTAGAGTTAGCGAGAACTAACGACCAAGCAACGTTTGCAAAGGATTATCAGGCATATGTACGGTTGCTAAGATTCCTGGCTGACCAAGCAGGAATATCATATAAGCTTGACCAAGATGGAAAAGGCATTAAAACACATCTTTGGATTTCTAATGCTTATCATGAAGTTGATCATGTTGATCCTTATGGGTATCTGCAATCTATGGGTGTTTCTAAGGCAAAATTCGCACGTGATTTAGCTAATGGTATTTAA